A window from Peromyscus eremicus chromosome 1, PerEre_H2_v1, whole genome shotgun sequence encodes these proteins:
- the LOC131917396 gene encoding large ribosomal subunit protein eL22-like 1, producing the protein MAPQKDKKPKKSTWRFHLDLTHPVEDGIFDSGNFEQFLREKVKVNGKTGNLGNVVHIERLKNKITVVSEKQFSKRYLKYLTKKYLKKNNLRDWLRVVASDKETYELRYFQISQDEDGSESED; encoded by the coding sequence ATGGCGCCGCAGAAAGACAAGAAGCCTAAGAAGTCAACCTGGAGGTTTCATTTGGACCTTACTCATCCAGTAGAAGATGGAATTTTTGATTCTGGAAATTTTGAACAGTTTCTACGGGAGAAGGTTAAAGTCAATGGAAAAACTGGAAATCTTGGGAATGTTGTTCACATTGAACGATTGAAGAATAAAATCACAGTTGTTTCTGAGAAACAGTTCTCTAAAAGGTATTTGAAGTATCTTACCAAGAAATACCTTAAGAAGAATAACCTCCGTGATTGGCTTCGTGTGGTTGCATCTGACAAGGAGACTTATGAACTTCGTTATTTCCAGATTAGTCAAGATGAAGATGGGTCAGAATCTGAGGACTAG